A region from the Aquimarina sp. ERC-38 genome encodes:
- a CDS encoding GNAT family N-acetyltransferase, which produces MVTLKDNQIQLRPLEPEDLNLLYTIENDESVWEVSDTQTPYSRSVLKKYLDNAHLDIYETKQLRLVITTSHNQPVGLIDLYDFNPRHKRVGVGVLIIKNEQNKGFAKAAIQLVDNFTSSHLQVHQLYATIACTNSASISLFESLGFHKTGVRKDWNFYNSRFIDEYLYQKIHVH; this is translated from the coding sequence ATGGTAACCCTGAAGGATAATCAAATTCAATTAAGGCCTCTTGAACCGGAAGATTTGAATTTGTTATACACTATTGAAAACGATGAATCCGTGTGGGAGGTAAGCGATACCCAAACTCCATATTCCCGATCCGTTTTAAAAAAATACCTGGATAATGCACATTTGGATATTTATGAGACAAAACAACTTCGACTGGTCATTACTACGAGTCACAATCAACCGGTAGGGCTTATTGACCTATATGATTTTAATCCGAGACATAAAAGAGTAGGGGTGGGGGTTTTAATTATAAAGAATGAACAAAATAAGGGGTTTGCAAAAGCTGCTATCCAACTGGTTGACAACTTTACATCCTCTCATTTGCAGGTACATCAGTTATATGCTACTATCGCTTGTACTAATAGTGCCAGTATTTCCCTTTTTGAAAGTTTAGGTTTTCATAAAACCGGGGTTCGTAAAGATTGGAATTTTTACAATTCAAGATTTATAGACGAATATTTATATCAAAAGATACATGTACATTAA